Part of the Toxotes jaculatrix isolate fToxJac2 chromosome 8, fToxJac2.pri, whole genome shotgun sequence genome is shown below.
AGTTAATGAGTTCAAGGCGGGGATGAAGCTGGAGGCCCAGGATCCAAGAAACACCACGTCCACCTGCATTGCCACAGTGGTGGGCCTGACAGGTTCACGGCTGCGGCTGCGTTTGGACGGGTCTGACAACAAGAACGACTTCTGGCGCTTGGTTGACTCCTCAGAGATCCAGCCTATTGGCAACTGTGAGAAGAATGGAGGCATGCTGCAGCCACCACTTGGTAAGGACCAGCACACACAAGTCTTCCCACTGATACCACAGcgtcttttcttcctttcatattttggattttttttaattttgtccaCTAGATGTCAGTGACTGAGCGCAGATGGTCAATGTATCATGTAAATGCCTATAAATAACTTCCTGACACAGCTTATAAAGCTGCCTACCCAGGGCATTTCTGTATTGAATACCCATgtgaaaaaacagaagagcactCTGTAATCTGACTATTCTGACATTTTCTCGAAAAATGGCTGAAACTAtataatcagttatcaaaatagtCGCAGCTTAATGTTCAGCCGATGGACTAGTCAGTTAAACactacaagtttttttttttttatgatctgTCTATGTCAGCATCATTATGTTGGTTACATAACCCTCGAATGTAAAGCTGATTTACATATAACAACAGTTGTCATCTTCTTCAGGTTTCCGTCTCAATGCTTCCTCCTGGCCCATGTTCCTTCTGAAAACATTAAATGGAGCTGAGATGGCACCCTCTCGCATTTTTCACAAGGTACCTGTACAAGGCTCACGACCTAAACACGCTCTGGAACACGTTTCTGTCCTGTTTTATGAAGAAAATAAGTGTTTGTTTAGTTACTCCTTAATGCTAGAGTTCACCGGGATCTTTTGGTCCATGAAAGATTGTTAACTCCCATAATGTCTGGTATATTAAGAAAATGTATCATCCATAGCTAAATTTCACCAGCATTTGGTTGATTTTACTGTACACCCCTGGCACAAATGAATACACAAATATTCACACATGCAAACTTCCATACCTgacccctttctctctttccatgtTCCCCAGCAGGAGCCTCCCGCCCCAGAGCAGAACTCCTTCCAGGTGGGCATGAAGCTGGAGGCAGTGGACCGGAAAAATCCCCACTTTATCTGTCCAGCCACAGTGGGCGCACTGCGGGGTGTCGAGGTGCTGGTCACCTTTGATGGCTGGCGGGGAGCCTTTGACTACTACTGCCGTTATGACTCACGAGACATCTTCCCTGTTGGCTGGTGCGCCCTCACTGGAGACAACCTTCAGCCACCTGGCACCAAAGGTGTGAACCTAAACAGTGGGTGGAATTTTTTTGTGTcatatatttgtcattttttaaaagcctctgTTCATCCAAGTTACATAGAAAAGATATCACAACACTTACCTTTAAGCTGACAGTATGCTTTTCCAAAGTGTCTGTTGGGTGGTCAGATAGCTTCAGTAACCCCGTCATCACAACAGTTTTCACTCTGACTATTTCTTTAGTAGGAAGTGGTTCCAATGAAAACTTTTTACAAGGTTTTGGGCAGTGGATTATTCACTTATTCGCCAGATTGGGTGTCTTCTCAGGACAGTGGAAGTATGTACAAAATGTGGTGAATTGACCTCCCTCCAGTTGCACCTTTTAAGATGCAACAATTGACAGttttataattaattatttGTACATTTAGGTAGGAAATTCCCACCATAGCTCCAGCCAGCCATAACCTGGGCAGAGGTTAACTgagaacacctgtgtgggtgtgcaagGAAATGAGGTTTATTATTAGAGTACTATCAGCAACATATTCTACTGGAATTTTACTATTACTTTTCATGGTATTTGTGGGTGTGGTTGGTGCACTCTAGTTTGCAGTGTGATGTGAGTACATCTGCCTGAAGGCATCATGTGGAACAGTTGATCAAGTCACCAGCATgagttttctatttttaattcCTGATTGTGCTGAATCTCTCTCCAGAGATCATGTTCTTTTGAACTGTTTTGGCAGTTTTGATGTCCAATATCAAGTAACACCGGATTTGATCTTTGTAACATGTTACTGTGGGTAAGCCTGAGGTGTTGTTTGCATTTGAGCCACACTCTGACAGTGAACAGTACtacacatttctttgtttttccatttagcCAATAAGGAGATTTTCTTGCCACCAGTCAACTGTCTGTTAAAGCTGGAGCATTCCAGAAGTTGTTGCCATGTTAACTTTTTTAACATGAGGACCAAGAGACAGAAAGTCCCAGAACTGGGAACCAGAGTAAGCAATTTGTTATACAAGAAACATAAAAGGAAGAAGTGGATGCAAGGGTTAGCAGCCACAAGGTCAACTGTACTCATCTGTTAGAATCCACAGTATGTGAGGGAGtggaaaaggaaggagggaaatggGGAGGCAGGACATGTCTTTGTAGCCTGCTAGTGTTTTATGAAGGCCTGGCACTCACCCAGTTGGCAGATTCGGGGCATGACGTGGTTGAAACGAGCCTTGGTGCCCCCTTCACGGGCCTCTCGTTGGCACTCTGGCAAACAGGGTCTGATTAGATTAGAGAATTGAGTTAAGAGAGAGGATAGGAAcgaagagaaaagacagacataCGCTGTGAAAGGTGGAGTGTTTACATTGTCAACAGATGGTGGGAGGAGAGtagaagagaagggaggaaaaaagacagaaaggaggagCAACGCAGGGGaagagtgggagaggaggacagggcaGGAGGAGAGGGTGAATCTGAGGACAGCTGCgcagacaaccacacactttTGACTTCCCTTTGAGCCAAAGAGGTGAGTAAAGATgaatgaaaatacagaaatgcagTCAGAGTGATAGATTAAAAGCTTTTGAGCAGATATCTTGCTGTAATATGAGGCTGGCAGTGGTGGCTTTGTGAACTCAATGAACTCAGTGCactcagaggagagggaaaaaacaagGGTTGGCTTGTTAAGCGTTTGTTTGACTGTATTTCTAAGCGCTGCCACTGATCAATGAACATGTAACCTCGAGCTCTGTAAACCTTTTAAACATATTATCTAGGAGACTGTGTCCAGACTGTGGAGGATCAATCaggtgtcttgtttttttttttttcttagcttcTCAGTGGCTCTCCTGTGGAAGGTAGCAGTAGCCGGTAGACTGAGCTTTGCATTGATTGGAGCTCctgtgtaaaagtgtgtttaATAAATACAGCCCCATGGGCCAAGACCTGTGTTAATGAATGTGGCTGCTCCTCTCGTAAATCTGTCATGGGTTGATCCAGGATAAATACCAGTGCATTTTAGCTcgtacattgtgtgtgtgtgtgtgtgtgtgtgtgtgtgtgtgtgtgtgtgtgtgtgtgtgtgtgtgtgtgtgtgtgtagccttgCAGGTGCATGTGAATCCAGCTATCCTGGCTATACTGTGGTTCTTTTTcctgtgtggttgtttttgcacacacacattcttgacGTTTTGCCAGCTGCAGCGGCTTATGTAAAGTACACAGCTTATTTGgctgtttttatgtatttaatgtAGCCCctctattaatttttttttgcttgtgcttttttccccctgtggTTCATGTGATTTCTGAAATACCAACAAGAAAGGGAAGGGTTTGTGCTCATGGGAGGGAGTTTGAGAGATAAATTTTAAGACCGTCTCACAGTTGTCAGCAGCTTGCTTCTTTATTAGGGTTTATTTCTCAGGCTTTTAAAGTGTTCACACGTTTGTCCTTTTTATTTCAGCCATAAGAGACTTGAGTGTAGGccaaaagaaaatcatctttaATTACCTCTGTCCCTTCTTGTAAAATGGCTCATTTTTATCCTTCACCTCTTGTCTGATATCTTTTATCCTTTattggttattattattagttttcaCAATACAATACGATAGTGATATATTGTACCCACtataatgatatatattttCCCCATTAACTTTTAGTGTTATTTTACCATGCAGATGGTCTAAGTTTATTTGCTCAGGTTTTGAGACCAGTGAGATTAACCCGGCCACCCCAAATAAACTGGAAGAGAATGGAATTTTGTCTGTGATGCTTATAAGGAGAAAGTATTGTGATAACCACTAGCAGTTTATTGATGTCATCCTGCAAAACAGTGTATCATGATTCACTGCTTTTTGTCCCTCCCCTAAATCCATGTAGAAAAACCACATTGCAGTGAATTTCTCTAGAGTCTGAGTCCTTTGACCTTATTTATATGCAGAAAGAAATCCAACTATACCCTTTGAGTTCACTGAAAGTTAAAATTCATAGAATGAACTGGAGTGAGTGCTTCTTGATGTAACCTCTtaccctctttccttctctttaaTGCAGTtaatgagaaaataaccctgactGTGCAAAAAtgattacattttgttttaccCTCTGTGATTAAATAGGAAACCTGGAGCTATCATTCTTAATTGGTTCTTTTTCGCTGTCATGCCCAGGCTTTTTCCTCAACTCCCctttttttgtgtatctgtccatCCTTGTCTATGCAGTAGTGTTGCCTAAGAGCCTTGGGGCATTGACAGACGGGAGCGTGGAGAGCCCAGCCATGCACCCCACCCCAACGGTGGGCAGACCCCCCGGTCAGAGAGGACGTAAGCCAGGCCGCAGGAAAACCAAGGTCACAGGGCCCTGGGGTCAGAAGGCCTCAGCGTTGGGACCACAGAGCATCCAGCCAGGCAAAGACCTGGGGCCCATCAAGATCCCTAAAAAACGAGGGCCCAAGCCTGGCAGTAAGGTAGGCATGAAGTGGTTTAAAGATACCATCAGGCCCAGATGATTTCCTAGTTGCAGGGCAGGGTCAGGTCAcctaaattatattttatatgtgaTAGTATCTAGCCATGCAGATGGTTTTGATTTTAGTTTACCAGGTTTCTGTGTCTAAGATTTTTGCTTCTTCCCAAATACagaggaggttaaaaaaaaaaaatctgagactCCGGGGGGACTTTTCCATGCTGAGCACCACAATCAAAATCCCATTCACCTCCACTGAATTGGGATGGCATAAATCTCATGAGGATAAtatctctgtgtctccttttctctttgtttgcagTTGGGCTGGGCAAAGAGAGCAGGCTGGCTGGAGGATGCAATGGCTGGCCCAGGGCGGCCAGTGACAGGCCCAGGGCGAACTAGGGGCAGACTGCCTGCCAACTGGGCACAGAGGATAGCTCTGCAACAGGCCCAGGCTCAGGCAGAACCTATCAAGATCCCAAAGAAAAGAGGGCCCAAACCTGGAAGCAAGGTAGCTTTTCAgtacatgcacataaacactggCATCGCTGGACCACTGAATATTACATTATTGCATTGGGCTGCATGAAAGGGAACCTGTGTGCTTTTTAGAAAACTTAGTACATCAGCGATTAGCATATCAGAAGTCAGCAGCATGTGTTGTCCAGTGCTCATGTTCTTTACTTAGACAAGTTGTTCCAATTCAAAAAAGGGATAAAGAGTAACTCTTGTATTGATGTTACATCTGTGGATAAGcttgttatatatatatctctaCTCTGCAACATCCCGTTCTCATCTGTGGTGTTACGACCAGTTAAAACTGGACAACACTGCAAGAGAATGCTATCACAAAATAGTAAGCAAACTGAAAAAGAGTCCACCTGTCAACATGTTTATTGTGTCTTGGGTGAAGATGTGTAAACAAATACTGTACCATCCTGTTTGTTGGCGTTTTCCAAGTAAGGCAGATTGAGCTAGTttccatttcaaatgaaatgggCAGAAACACTTGTTGTACATAACAGATGTTGGCAGCATCTAGTTTATGTGCTGGCAAAGCAGGTAGCTGTACTCATCAAATCCCAATAATGTTCTGAGGAGAGATTAATGGAAGGACTTGGCAGAGTTATGAATTTTCCTTTTGatctttattttgctttcttgtgTTACACCTTGTTACATTTACAGGATGCACTCACGTTGTTTTATGAGtttgaatatgaaaataataactTTGTGCAGCATAAAGAGTCACATTTGATGCTTTCGTAATAAaccaataaaaagacaaatgttgtaaaatgtgaaatgtgtgtgtttgtatccagAGAAAACCACGCGTGGTACCTAATCCAGTCCCCACGTCTCCCACCAGCAGTACCCCAGAGCCTGACACCAGCACTGTACCTTTGGACAATGCCACCATCCCCAACTCTGCACTACAGGCTCCCACAGGTATATGATGTCCACAGACATGGACATGCACATTATTATTGATGGGTTTTCCTCACTGGGACTCATgctgtcacactcacacatacagtgtcattgtctttgtgctgttttgGCAGCAGAATCTGACAGATACAGACAATAGAGATGTACAGTAGCTTGGCTTCAGTACAGCAAAAATACAATACCTGTCTATTGTACCTACCAGGGTCTTTGTGATGCAGAGAAACTTGGCTTAATACTTGGAAACAAGGTTTATGGTCAACAGTGGCGATTTAATTGATTAAATAAGTGATATTGTTCTGTCCCGTAGTTTGTGTGTACCTAAACAAGTACGGCAAGGTGGGACCCCATTTGGACCAGAGGCGTATCCAGCAGCTCCCGGACCACTTTGGGCCAGGCCGGGCCTCTTCAGTGCTTCAGCAGTGTGTACAGGCTTGTGTGGACTCTGCCCACAATCAGGGCACCGTCTTCTCTTGTCTCAAATCTGGCCAAGGTGGCGAAGTCATTTCAGGTAGGGattacacattcattttaaagtatgatataaatatataacatttttaaatatgatttcACACTATCACTCTCCACCTGCAGAAAGTCCTtgagaaaaacagcatttcagGAGGAGTTTACTGAAATGTTTGTATGAAATGTTTATGTATGTGGTATATGTGATCACATCTTTGTTCAGTTATCTTCAGCATTTATTTCTggtattagaaaaaaaaatcctcaagaATGAGGATCTTGCCTTAATTCAGTTATAATTGTTACATAAAATGTGAGGTCCAGAAAACTTTTGATTAAAGCCCACTCTCTTATCTGTAAACAtgtctttttattcatttttgacTATATGTGTCACTGAACATCATACGGTTATCTGTCCTTTGTCCTGTTTGTCCTGTCCAGCTTACTTTGATCAGCAGCAGCATACCCTGACCCTGCCTACAGTCAGCAGTGTCACCTACGTTCTCCGCTTCCTGGAAAAACTTTGCCACAACCTTCACTGCGATGCTCTGTTTGGAAGCCAGCCTGTAGCCAGAGGAGGCCTGCACTACAACAGTCACACTTACACTACAGGTCAGTGCTGTGCACTTTTCTAACTGTGTGTTCACATCTTCATTTTGAGGCTGTAATACCATGTTTGGTAAATgcaaaataatatttacaaCAACCATGTTGAACTTGTCCTTATTATTGGAATCAAATATGAGAGCTGGGAGTGGGACACATCTGTTCTGAAGAATGTTTAGAAAACCAACTAGATCTAGTAGATCTTACAGTTTTGTGTATGCAGTTTattttaggaaataaaaaaactcaGCACTCCTACAGCTGCTTTAGTTGTGGAGATGTTGGCAGTAGGCCTCTAAGAAACAAATCTTACAAATGCTCAAGGGAAGCGCACTACATGCCTCCCCTAAGTATCTGTAGAGCGTGTTttacactgcagcacaaaagGCAAATAACCTTATTTAAAGTTAATAAATTTAAtgtggggaaacttcaaatttTATGGCTAGAGTTTAGATTTCTTGTGACAAGATAACAAGATAAATCAGACATAAAAAGAATTTGTTGGCTACAAGCTATAAAGCCATTTAATAGCTTACTAATAAAAAGGTACATTTTTGAAGTGGAGTGAAAAAGTGGGGTGAATTTACTGTTCACTGCCAAGCTTACTGTGTGAGACAGTGCTGACAAACCAAATATTTGACATATTTGATGGAGTCTACCTCTGGCTGTATCTATACCCCGTATGTTGTGGTTTCAGAGAGGCGAGGTTTTGGTGACAGCCTCACGACAGGCCCGGGCCGAGGGACCAAGAGGTTCCTTCAGAACTACAACAGCCCCTTACCACAGAAACTGGCCAAAATCCCTCGGCACTCCTCTGATGGTATGTtacttttgtaatttttttttttttgtaatctaCCAAGGGTCTCATGCTTGGGCCTCATGCATTATGGTATTATTCGTGGTCAGATGACAGCCATGTGAGGACTAAGAACATTGTCAGTAGCACATTTGGATTTTCTAACTTGTATGCTCACCCCCTTTATTACCCAGTATTACTGCTTTTAATGACTGACTTTGATTTTACCATTAGGGCagtagtaattttttttctataatattatgtcagctgctgtgatttCCTACATTTATGCTGAGATATGGCCTAAATTTTGCTGTACCCACTGTGTGCATTGCTGGATCATTGTATATGGGAAGTATTCTGCTCCTGGCTAGTAAATTTCTAATTTGTAAAATGCCTTCGGATAGTATTTttcattgctgctttatttgtgaataaaatatga
Proteins encoded:
- the LOC121186446 gene encoding polycomb protein SCMH1 isoform X4, which codes for MRKPVPQKAIEWKDARRIKHARSGRPSRVPSQYQGHFSWEKYLKETGAVAAPASCFRQSLTPPVNEFKAGMKLEAQDPRNTTSTCIATVVGLTGSRLRLRLDGSDNKNDFWRLVDSSEIQPIGNCEKNGGMLQPPLGFRLNASSWPMFLLKTLNGAEMAPSRIFHKEPPAPEQNSFQVGMKLEAVDRKNPHFICPATVGALRGVEVLVTFDGWRGAFDYYCRYDSRDIFPVGWCALTGDNLQPPGTKVVLPKSLGALTDGSVESPAMHPTPTVGRPPGQRGRKPGRRKTKVTGPWGQKASALGPQSIQPGKDLGPIKIPKKRGPKPGSKLGWAKRAGWLEDAMAGPGRPVTGPGRTRGRLPANWAQRIALQQAQAQAEPIKIPKKRGPKPGSKRKPRVVPNPVPTSPTSSTPEPDTSTVPLDNATIPNSALQAPTVCVYLNKYGKVGPHLDQRRIQQLPDHFGPGRASSVLQQCVQACVDSAHNQGTVFSCLKSGQGGEVISAYFDQQQHTLTLPTVSSVTYVLRFLEKLCHNLHCDALFGSQPVARGGLHYNSHTYTTERRGFGDSLTTGPGRGTKRFLQNYNSPLPQKLAKIPRHSSDGESFMENSAVASEHLKKSPLSPNSTGLTAGLRSPSKLLHNNFTGSGSFRESPRPSGQDPNLWTVEDVMQYIRDIDPVLAPHADLFRKHEIDGKALLLLRSDMMMKYMGLKLGPALKLTFHIDKLKRP
- the LOC121186446 gene encoding polycomb protein SCMH1 isoform X1, whose amino-acid sequence is MRKPVPQKAIEWKDARRIKHARSGRPSRVPSQYQGHFSWEKYLKETGAVAAPASCFRQSLTPPVNEFKAGMKLEAQDPRNTTSTCIATVVGLTGSRLRLRLDGSDNKNDFWRLVDSSEIQPIGNCEKNGGMLQPPLGFRLNASSWPMFLLKTLNGAEMAPSRIFHKQEPPAPEQNSFQVGMKLEAVDRKNPHFICPATVGALRGVEVLVTFDGWRGAFDYYCRYDSRDIFPVGWCALTGDNLQPPGTKGVNLNIVLPKSLGALTDGSVESPAMHPTPTVGRPPGQRGRKPGRRKTKVTGPWGQKASALGPQSIQPGKDLGPIKIPKKRGPKPGSKLGWAKRAGWLEDAMAGPGRPVTGPGRTRGRLPANWAQRIALQQAQAQAEPIKIPKKRGPKPGSKRKPRVVPNPVPTSPTSSTPEPDTSTVPLDNATIPNSALQAPTVCVYLNKYGKVGPHLDQRRIQQLPDHFGPGRASSVLQQCVQACVDSAHNQGTVFSCLKSGQGGEVISAYFDQQQHTLTLPTVSSVTYVLRFLEKLCHNLHCDALFGSQPVARGGLHYNSHTYTTERRGFGDSLTTGPGRGTKRFLQNYNSPLPQKLAKIPRHSSDGESFMENSAVASEHLKKSPLSPNSTGLTAGLRSPSKLLHNNFTGSGSFRESPRPSGQDPNLWTVEDVMQYIRDIDPVLAPHADLFRKHEIDGKALLLLRSDMMMKYMGLKLGPALKLTFHIDKLKRP
- the LOC121186446 gene encoding polycomb protein SCMH1 isoform X2 gives rise to the protein MRKPVPQKAIEWKDARRIKHARSGRPSRVPSQYQGHFSWEKYLKETGAVAAPASCFRQSLTPPVNEFKAGMKLEAQDPRNTTSTCIATVVGLTGSRLRLRLDGSDNKNDFWRLVDSSEIQPIGNCEKNGGMLQPPLGFRLNASSWPMFLLKTLNGAEMAPSRIFHKEPPAPEQNSFQVGMKLEAVDRKNPHFICPATVGALRGVEVLVTFDGWRGAFDYYCRYDSRDIFPVGWCALTGDNLQPPGTKGVNLNIVLPKSLGALTDGSVESPAMHPTPTVGRPPGQRGRKPGRRKTKVTGPWGQKASALGPQSIQPGKDLGPIKIPKKRGPKPGSKLGWAKRAGWLEDAMAGPGRPVTGPGRTRGRLPANWAQRIALQQAQAQAEPIKIPKKRGPKPGSKRKPRVVPNPVPTSPTSSTPEPDTSTVPLDNATIPNSALQAPTVCVYLNKYGKVGPHLDQRRIQQLPDHFGPGRASSVLQQCVQACVDSAHNQGTVFSCLKSGQGGEVISAYFDQQQHTLTLPTVSSVTYVLRFLEKLCHNLHCDALFGSQPVARGGLHYNSHTYTTERRGFGDSLTTGPGRGTKRFLQNYNSPLPQKLAKIPRHSSDGESFMENSAVASEHLKKSPLSPNSTGLTAGLRSPSKLLHNNFTGSGSFRESPRPSGQDPNLWTVEDVMQYIRDIDPVLAPHADLFRKHEIDGKALLLLRSDMMMKYMGLKLGPALKLTFHIDKLKRP
- the LOC121186446 gene encoding polycomb protein SCMH1 isoform X3 → MRKPVPQKAIEWKDARRIKHARSGRPSRVPSQYQGHFSWEKYLKETGAVAAPASCFRQSLTPPVNEFKAGMKLEAQDPRNTTSTCIATVVGLTGSRLRLRLDGSDNKNDFWRLVDSSEIQPIGNCEKNGGMLQPPLGFRLNASSWPMFLLKTLNGAEMAPSRIFHKQEPPAPEQNSFQVGMKLEAVDRKNPHFICPATVGALRGVEVLVTFDGWRGAFDYYCRYDSRDIFPVGWCALTGDNLQPPGTKVVLPKSLGALTDGSVESPAMHPTPTVGRPPGQRGRKPGRRKTKVTGPWGQKASALGPQSIQPGKDLGPIKIPKKRGPKPGSKLGWAKRAGWLEDAMAGPGRPVTGPGRTRGRLPANWAQRIALQQAQAQAEPIKIPKKRGPKPGSKRKPRVVPNPVPTSPTSSTPEPDTSTVPLDNATIPNSALQAPTVCVYLNKYGKVGPHLDQRRIQQLPDHFGPGRASSVLQQCVQACVDSAHNQGTVFSCLKSGQGGEVISAYFDQQQHTLTLPTVSSVTYVLRFLEKLCHNLHCDALFGSQPVARGGLHYNSHTYTTERRGFGDSLTTGPGRGTKRFLQNYNSPLPQKLAKIPRHSSDGESFMENSAVASEHLKKSPLSPNSTGLTAGLRSPSKLLHNNFTGSGSFRESPRPSGQDPNLWTVEDVMQYIRDIDPVLAPHADLFRKHEIDGKALLLLRSDMMMKYMGLKLGPALKLTFHIDKLKRP